A region of the Penicillium psychrofluorescens genome assembly, chromosome: 6 genome:
TTTCATTCCCTACTCGCCGCATCTACTGGGGACATTAGTGCTGCTTTTCCTTCGTTTCTCCGACAAACTGGAAGACTCCCAGCTGAGGTTGATCGCAGGGATTATAAGGCTCAAAATGCTATGGGCAGCTTCACGGTATCCTTTCACTATAGTTGCGCAACAAGAACTAATACTTCTCCAGCCTATCAAGCAaccgaggccgatgccggCTCCCGGGCCTCTCTCCGTGGCCGCTATTGTGGGGAACGCGTATGATGACTCCAAAAAGTTGGCTGAAGCTTGCTTTACTCCAGCTCCTCAGCCAGTGAATTTATTCCTCGTTCCCCGGCCTCGATTGCCGAGTCCGGAAGTGACCTGAGGGTCCATTATTTCCAGGTCCACCGCGAATCGCCAAGCAGCAAATGAATAATGAATGGTCTTGCTCCATCTTTGCGGCCGCCGACATTATTATTCGCTGGGCTGCGGACTATCACCGCTAGTTTACCCCAACTCgcgtttctttctttcgcttcCCCCACACGTATAAGTCGGGGTTCTCCCCCCCGACACCCCCCTCGCCCTTCGTATTTCCTAGCAGACATTTACTCTCTATTCCTTTTTCACTCGATACGCCATGGGGTTTTTTGGCAAGTCTGAGCCCTCCGACGACGCAATCCAGAGAGCTCCCACAGACCAGGATGTCGAAAAGCGAGTCCCCTCCCATCATGAGGCCGGTCCGAAGCAGCCCTCTGCGGCGGTCCCAGCCATCGATCCGGAGGTGGAACGCCGAGTGCTGCGAAAGCTGGATTTGCGCCTCCCGACTATAATGGCCTTTTTCTGTATGATCAACACCCCTGCCGAAAAAGATCTGTGTCTAACATTGCCTGGAATTTTTAGATCTACTTGCTTTCCTCGACCGAAGCAACATCGGGTTCGTGCGTCTGCGCCACATAGTGATAGGATTTACTAACCGCTCGGCAGCAATGCGAAAATTGCGGGAATGACGGCCGATCTGTCCCTGACGGGAAATCGATACCCATGGCTCTTGACCATCTTCTACATCTCCTACACTATCTTTGAATTCCAGGCGCTCATGTGGAAGATCATGAAACCGCACCAATGGGCGACCATTGTGGTGTTCGGATGGTATGCTCCCCACGTGCCCCCACCCCCGGAAGCGGAAATGTACAAGACTATCGCTGACACGGTTGGGCATGGAATTAGGGGTTTAGTTGCAACGTGCCAGGCGGCAACCGTAAATTGGCAGGGGATGATGGCACTCCGATTTTTCATGGGTGCATTCGAGGCCGGGTTTGGGCCCGGTGTGCCATACTTGTTGTCGTTCTTCTACAAGCGCCACGAGCTCGGTCTCCGATGCGGTCTTTTTTTGTCCGCTGCGCCGCTGGCGAATACTTTCGCGGGAGCGCTGGCCTACGGTATCACTTCGGGGCACCCTGCATTGGCGAAATGGCGGGTGCTTTTCCTGGTGGAGGGGCTTCCCGTTTGCGCCGCGGCCATTCTGGCTTGGTTCTTCGTCCCAGACAGCCCTGCGACAGCCAAGTTCCtcaccgaggaggaaaagcAAGTCGCTCGTGCCCGTGCGTTTCAGAAGACCGGTGAAAGCGAagaggagggcaaggtgcAGTGGAGAGAGCTGCTTGAGACCCTCGCGGATCCCAAAGCATGGTTCACCGCGGTAAGCGTTTTCAAACATCACTGTATCACACACACAGCAAGCACTAATGCCTCCTCTGTATAGCTGATGTATTTCAGCTGCAATGTCAGCTTCTCGTCTCTGCCCGTGTTCCTGCCGACTATCCTCAACCAAATGGGCTTCACAGCCATTGATGCGCAGGGTCTCACCGCGCCGCCGTTCTTCGCCTCGTTTCTCGTGACGATTGGAACCACCTGGGTGGCGGATCGGATCCAGCAGCGTGGACTCGTAATCGCAAGCCTCTCGGCGATGGGTGGTGTGGGGTATGTGCTGCTTGCCGCCTGCAGTTCCGTGGGCGTGCGGTATTTTGGGGTGTTTTTGGCGGCATGTGGAATCTTCCCGGCGATCGCTAATATCCTGCCGTGGGTTACGAGTGAGTCTCCACCGTCTTCCTGTTGTTGAATTTTGGGTGGGTTGGTCCTAACTGACTGACTGGCTTGTAGACAACCAAGGCTCCGATACCCGGCGTGGAGGAGGCATCATCTTGCTCAATGTCATTGGGCAATGTGGCCCCTTCCTGGGCACCAATATCTTTCCCGATGATGAGGCCCCGCGCTATTTCAAGGGAATGTGGATCTGCGCCGCGTTCATGTTCTTCACCAGCGTGCTAGCTCTGTCTCTTCGCCTTCTGCTCGTGTGGGAGAACCGCAAGCTTGACAAGAAGTACGGGCCCCGCGTCCAGGCTGATCCGACCAAGGAGGCTGAGATTCCTGTGGGGGTGGAAAATTACGGCGCCGACTATCGCTATGTGCTGTAACTATATTATTTGTGTCTCGATCTACTATGTATACCCTTGTCTATTGTTTGGATTTCATGAATTGATGACGGGTTATGATGTCAGTGCTGGAGTTGGTTGTCACACATCCATGAACATTGTCTCGGTGATATATCCCGTCCAATTGGTTTGTAGACACTGGCTGTAATCCTCCAATTATTGGTCGCGTGTCCTTTCGTGGCCCACATCTCACCCTTCGCAGCTCACCGAAGACCGGAGAGAGTCGGGGATGACCAATAATAATAAGGTTGGGTGGGGTTGGTCACCTCATAGTTCATATTTAGGGCTTGCTCTGCCCCTCCTTTGCGTTTTTCCTCCTCATCCCACTTCGACTCTCAATCTCAATCTACCAACACAAGTAATTATGGCTCCTAACATGCTCGATCCGAGCTGACCATTATTCCCAGACCCAAACAAGTACATCTTGCCCCCCCTTCCTCCCAAGGAAAGGAAGATGCCATGATGGAACCACTTTGGCTGGGCATATTATCTCTCAGGGATCAAGGTACTACCTATCTCAGGTAACGTTTGGGCGTGGGCCGGTGTTCGTTCCCATCCGATTGTTTGTCCTCGACAACACATGACAGATGGGTTCGTTCTGAGAATATACGGTCAAAACTTGATCTGGATAATACCAGCGAAAGGATCATGccttcccccctctcctctctccccttgTAGCAATGCAGACTAACATAGGTGACAAGTTACCCCAACTTGACTTGATCCCTTGATCATCTTTCGACTGTCAAAATGTCTCCCCCAGCTGCTATGTTCGAGCCCACCACCGTCGCTCCCACcggcgtcaagggcaaggtCGTGGTCCCCGGGGCCGTGACCACCACCCTGACCGGCCAGGACCAGAGCAAGCTCCTGGAGCAGTTCGGCGGTAAATGGGACGAGTTCAAGTTCGCCCCCATCCGCGAGAGCCAGGTCTCGCGCGCCATGACCCGGCGCTACTTCCAGGACCTGGATACCTACGCCGAGAGCGACGTTgtcatcgtcggcgccgggTCCTGCGGTCTCAGCACCGCCTACGTGCTCGCTAAGGCGCGTCCGGATTTGAagattgccattctggaggCCTCGGTCTCGCCTGGTTAGTCCTTTGTTTCCTTGTCTATCTTTCCAAGATGGCTCTAGTTCTAACAATACCCGAAAAGGTGGCGGTGCCtggctcggcggccagctcttctcgGCCATGGTCCTCCGCCGACCAGCCGATGCCTTCCTGACGGAACTGGGTGTCCCCTTCGAGGAGGAGCCCTCGAACCCGAACTTTGTGGTCGTCAAGCACGCGGCCCTTTTCACCTCGACGCTCCTGTCGAAGGTGCTGTCCTTCCCGAACGTCAAGCTCTTCAACGCTACCTGCGTCGAGGACCTGATCACCCGGCCGGACGTCGATGGCTCCGTCCGTCTCGCCGGCGTGGTCGTCAACTGGACGCTCGTCACCATGCACCACGACGACCACTCGTGCATGGACCccaacaccatcaacgcGCCGATCATCGTCAGCACGACGGGCCATGATGGCCCCTTTGGCGCTTTCTGCGCGAAGCGTCTTGTCTCCATGAGCGCGATTGAGAAGCTTGGCGGTATGCGTGGTCTGGATATGAATGCTGCCGAGGATGCTATTGTCAAGAACACCCGTGAGGTCGCCAAGGGTCTTATCATCGGTGGTATGGAGTTGTCGGAGATTGATGGCTTCAACCGCATGGGCCCGACTTTCGGGGCTATGGCTATGAGTGGTGtcaaggctgccgaggaggcttTGCGTGTCTTCGAGACGCGCAAGCGCGAGTGTGCTGAGTAGATGTTCCAAGACATCATTAGTCGCTGTCGTTATCTTACTGGCCTCTTTTCACTCTCTACCACTCGATGGCTGCTTGGATTGGAACTTTTCGGCTTAGTTAGTCTCTGATAATATCACCCACGCTCATTTAAACTGGCCATCCATCTCAAGAAAATAGAAAATAGATTTATCAACTATTGATTAATTGTCCAGTGCTATGACGACTATAACTATACAACCCCCAGCAAAGACTCGCCATCATTCAGCCTTATGTCCCTCAGTCTCACCAGAAAGACGACCAGCGCCTGTGccaacagcaccaacacctTCCCTAGCCTCAGCATCCATAACCAATCTCTTCGCATTAGCGACCTCCCACTCAAATTCCTTGAGAGCACGTATCTCACTCGATACAAACAGGCCCCCAATCAACCCGTCAATAACGCCCGCGCCGAAATTCAGCGTGCTCACCAATACCAGCACGAATCCGATGTACGTACGGCTGCCGACCCACCATACACCGACCATGCATCCAATGGAAACCACGATGGATACCACGAAGTGCGCGAGACGCCAGCGGCGCTGGCTGCGTTCGCGGCGCACATAAGTGTGGATCATCTCTGTGATAAGGTCGTATGTTTCTGGCGTGAGGGCGGCGTTGGGTGCTAGGGAGGTAGAAGTGGTTTTGTGGAGGGCTGGCGAGGATGGTTCGGAGGGGGGATATGACTGTGTTAGGGATGAGGTTTTGGCCGATGGGGAGCGAGTgatgacggcctcgacgGCAAAGTGGTCGCTCAACGAGCAGCGCAGCGTGGGATGGCGCTCCGTCATGGCCAGACGAGCAGACTCGACCGACCAGCGCGAGGGAGGAAACTCCGGAGCGTAGCCGCCGTCACCAACAAAGATATAGTCTAGTCGTTTGGCGCGCGGGTCAGGAGCATCTTTGTCAACGGTGACATCCTCCCCCTTGTCGAGTTGCTTGCGCATGGCCTTGGACCAACGCCAGGTATTAAAGGCTCCGTCGCAGGTCGCGCCGTTCTCGGTCATATTAAACTCGGCCGATGGGATAGGTCGCTGGCGGGCCTTTTCAACGGCGTCAATGGCCGCGCCGACGGACGAGTCCGGGTGCAGCTCGCGCCAGACGTCGCGTACAGGGCTCTGGGCCGTGATGAGCCGGTGGGCAAAGGAGGACGGCAGCATATTGAAGTCGCCCAGGCCAATCACCAGGTGCCCGCGTTCAGCGGCCCCACGCATCAGCTTGGAGATCTCCCAGGCCTGCGCCGTGCGGTGGCACAGGTACGAGTCGTTGGGCTCGCGCTCATAGGGGGCATGTAGATGCGTGGTGAACACCTCCGCGACATCGGCGATGCCGCGGCCAAAGCGGACTCTCGCGCACGCCACTCCTTTACCCACAAACCAGTCTCCACGAAAGAAAGCGGTGGGCCGGCCGTTCAATGGGTATGCGTACATGCTGCTTTCCTCGATAGGCCATCGCGACAAAATGGCCAGGCCGGCGCCGAAAATGCCTCCGAAGTAGAATTTGCCGTATGGTAGTATGTGCCGTGTTTGCTGTCGAATGCTCTCGTAGTCCTGCTGCGTCCAGCATTCCTGTAGGCCGACTATCTCAGGCGGCGGACTGGTCAGCGCCAGCTGCCGCCCGATCTCGGATAGCCGTTCATGGCGGTATTTGGCGATAAACTTGAGACCCCAGCAGTTGAGAGTGAGAATACGGATCTGCGTAGGTGTCTCAATGGGtatcgacgaggaggccatcGGGCCTGAGTTGTGTACACTTGAAGCTAAAAGAAAGTTGGGGtcagtcgatgatgatgatggaacTCGGACTCACCGCCTTCCATTTCTACAAAAAATCGCGTTGATCTGGTTCGCTTTGTCGCTCTGCACGCGTTTGCCTCCTGTCTTTGTCTTTCCGATGGAGTCCCGCAATCGCCGTCGGAGCCAGCGCGCTCAATCGCCCGTCGAATCCTCGTCTGATGAGTTGGCGGCCGGCTCAGAACacgacgaggccgagcgcCGGCGGGCCAGCTGGACTGCTCAAAAGGCCTTTACGCCGCAGCAATCACATCGCCGTGAACGACATTACCGGGATTCCGAGAGTCCCGATGAGCTTGCAGTCGACGCAGACGACTactggcgcagctcgcgcCCCGATGAAACCCGCAGTCCGTCGCCTGTGAACCGCCCGGACGAGATGGAAGGCCAATCGGATGACAATATTGGCGGACGGGTTATGAACAGCGAGGAAGGACATACTGAAGATAAAATGTCGGATCGTTCGGCTACACCGgttcctcctccgccgcctcccAAGCCGGAGCGGCTGAATTACAGGGAGAAGTTTGTGTTGAAGCGGCATCTGCGCGGTGTCTCTGCAGTGCAATTTTCTCCAGATTGTTCCATGATTGCAAGTGGAGGTATGCTTTGGTTTGCTTCGAGGTCAATGGAATATAGCTGATTCAATTGCAGGTGCCGACAGGACTGTCAAGGTCTGGGATACGCTGACAGGCAAGCTTCTTTTCAACTTCGAGGGACACTTGGCGGGCGTGTCGGCGATTGCTTGGAACCCGGACAACACCCTTGCATCTGGGTCGGACGATAAAACAATTCGTCTGTGGGATGTGTCTACAGTAAGTATCTGTGTCCGTCGGTCTTTTCTCCACGCTAATCACATATAGGGCCGAGCACACCCAAGACCCCTCGTTGGCCATCACAACTACGTCTATCAGATCGCCTTTTCCCCCAAGGGCAACATTCTAGTCAGCGGCTCCTACGACGAGGCCGTGTTTATTTGGGATGTGCGCTCAGGACGGGTCATGAAGTCTCTACCCGCCCACTCCGATCCCGTGAACGGGGTCGACTTCATCCGCGACGGCACAATGGTCGTCTCATGCGCAACAGATGGACTGATCCGTGTCTGGGATACCGCCTCTGGCCAATGTCTCCGCACACTTGTCCACGAAGACAACCCACCAGTGACATGTGTGAAGTTCTCGCCCAATGGCAAATATATCCTCGCGTGGACACTGGATGACTGCGTGCGGCTATGGGACTACCGCGAAAGCCGCTGTATCAAAACCTATCAGGGCCACGTGAACGTCAAGTACAGCTTGGGCGGGGGATTTGGCCGGTACGGCCTCCCAGGTGCGCCGGAAGATGCATTCGTCGTTAGTGGCAGCGAAGACGGCGCCGTTATCTGTTGGGATCTTGTCAACAAGAAGATTCTGCAGCGGATCGAGGGGCATACCGATGTTGTGCTGGGTGTGCATACAGGCACGCTTGCGGGGAAACGTCTCATTGTGAGCGCTGGATTGGACAAGACCATTCGCGTGTGGGAGGAGGTTTCCGAAGATGACACCGAGATGGCCCCCTCGACGACTAACGGCAATGGAGATTCTCCGGATAACGACGCTGACGGCGACAATGCCATGACGGATGCGCCTCCTTCGGCGGCCGCGGCTGATACTCCTATTGACGATGCGATGGAGACTTAAGGGGGTGTTGTTAcgatttttcttttcggtgGTTTCTTTTATGCGGAAATACCCTGGTGTTGGGAGTCTACTGAATAGGTCTGCATCTTCTCTCGGTGTATTAGGGCATAGGATTGTGTTATACCAGGCATAACATGGCTGCATTCTGGGATTGAGGCAGTCTCAGACAATGAATCTTGTTTActactttttttttttccaaatCTCCACCTGGAAGATCCCCTCCGGCTGGCTGATATTCAATCCGCGTAGGTTTTGCCGAGAAAGGGTATCCATCTACTATCGTCGTTCACTCccctttcctctctctcacGTCTTGTCGGTGAAAGCGCCGCAGCCAACTCTCCAACATATTCAAACAAGCTCACTCTCAATTCAACTAGACATGGATCTTCACCCTCCATTCTCTTTTTTGACTCGTCAACTCTCTACTAGTTGACTTTCACTTCGACTACATTATCCTCACCTCACCTCTACCAGCCACGCTATCATCTCaatctttctctttgctcATCCATCACAACGCACGCAGCCTGAATCCAGCTGTGCCCTGATTCCTTCTTTGTCTACTGCCGTCATTCCAGCTCTCTGAATCTCTCACCACCTCAACAATCCGCTCACGCTCATCTACCGCCAGGATCTCGATTTCAACCCGAGACAAGCTACGATATACTTTActcttccttcatctcgACCGTTCGTCTTTCTATCAAATTCGAATCATCTCAATCCTTCTCTACACGCATATCCAGGGTCACAGCGCCTTTGACCCGGTTTCAGCAACAACTCGACTCTTCATCGTCTCAGTTTCCTTACTTCACTCAATTTCTGAACTATCTCACGACTTCACTGCGCGGATCTTCTGCAACGGATTCGATTTCAATTCACCGAATACGCCATCTTCATTGCGACTCAACcgttctctttttttttctcttctacCGGCCTCATTCGCCATCGGCGCAATTTTCAGTCGCGTGCTGTTCCTGCACTTTGCCTTTCGAAGTAAACTGCAGCCAGCTTGATTCTTCGACTTGCTTCTCGAAAATTCAACTTGAAATCCGCAATTCAACATGTCAGCCACTCAGCCGACCTACCTCATTGGTGGCGCCACTTTCGCCGATGCGAATGCCCGGGAGAGGGCTAGGTTCTtcgacaagctggaggaggcttTCAGATTTGCaaaagacgaagacgacaaAACAGCGATTGCGGATGTCCTCGGCTTGCATTTTTTCAAATGGCAGGCGATCAAGGAATTTCCTGACATTGAGGGATTTTTTTACGGGAAGAGCGAGGACTGGATCAAAGTCTGGGAATTCTTCCGACTTGATACTGACCCTAAAGAGCGTGGGAAGTGTGAATGTCGCCAGATACTCGCTAAGTATGATTTATTCTGGGATATGGAAAACGCTTTTTTGGAGTACGGAGTTGAGGCGTGCAATGATCAGGTGAAACGAGTTCTAGAGGAACTTGTGGAACTGCTTCACGAGGAACAGTACTAGCCGCACTTGCTACACCTCGTTCTACTGCCGCCACTGCAGTTCTCTTCGTTTTCCATTTTTCATGAGCATTTTCCTATTCATCTTTTGTCTTTGCATTTCGACATTCCAGTCCTCTGTCGCCTTTTTCTGGTTTATTACTCTGgttcccttttttttttttgcgcTTACTCTTTTGAAACTCCATCAATGGCGCCAGTTCTTGCCTCTTTTGTCCTTCAAAGTTTTTCAACTCCCGCGGCCGGACAGGACGTTTAATTAAAAAAAATTCTCTAAGCATGTGGAACATACCCACTCCCAAGTAGAATTGCAGCCATCTCCTTACATAGAAGAGGGTCGTGAGTAAACGGTACGTAGATGCAAGTAcccacacccacacccacacccaAATTTGCGGTTCCACGGGTGAGTCCAGACCAGGGGCCGAAATCCAcccaccagacccagccaAGAccccatccatcatccataCGGACTTCACAGTTACCACATTCAGTCGATACTTTTTTACAAAGTGGAAAGAACAGACAAAATTC
Encoded here:
- a CDS encoding uncharacterized protein (ID:PFLUO_009346-T1.cds;~source:funannotate), with translation MGFFGKSEPSDDAIQRAPTDQDVEKRVPSHHEAGPKQPSAAVPAIDPEVERRVLRKLDLRLPTIMAFFYLLAFLDRSNIGNAKIAGMTADLSLTGNRYPWLLTIFYISYTIFEFQALMWKIMKPHQWATIVVFGWYAPHVPPPPEAEMYKTIADTVGHGIRGLVATCQAATVNWQGMMALRFFMGAFEAGFGPGVPYLLSFFYKRHELGLRCGLFLSAAPLANTFAGALAYGITSGHPALAKWRVLFLVEGLPVCAAAILAWFFVPDSPATAKFLTEEEKQVARARAFQKTGESEEEGKVQWRELLETLADPKAWFTALMYFSCNVSFSSLPVFLPTILNQMGFTAIDAQGLTAPPFFASFLVTIGTTWVADRIQQRGLVIASLSAMGGVGYVLLAACSSVGVRYFGVFLAACGIFPAIANILPWVTNNQGSDTRRGGGIILLNVIGQCGPFLGTNIFPDDEAPRYFKGMWICAAFMFFTSVLALSLRLLLVWENRKLDKKYGPRVQADPTKEAEIPVGVENYGADYRYVL
- a CDS encoding uncharacterized protein (ID:PFLUO_009347-T1.cds;~source:funannotate); this encodes MSPPAAMFEPTTVAPTGVKGKVVVPGAVTTTLTGQDQSKLLEQFGGKWDEFKFAPIRESQVSRAMTRRYFQDLDTYAESDVVIVGAGSCGLSTAYVLAKARPDLKIAILEASVSPGGGAWLGGQLFSAMVLRRPADAFLTELGVPFEEEPSNPNFVVVKHAALFTSTLLSKVLSFPNVKLFNATCVEDLITRPDVDGSVRLAGVVVNWTLVTMHHDDHSCMDPNTINAPIIVSTTGHDGPFGAFCAKRLVSMSAIEKLGGMRGLDMNAAEDAIVKNTREVAKGLIIGGMELSEIDGFNRMGPTFGAMAMSGVKAAEEALRVFETRKRECAE
- a CDS encoding uncharacterized protein (ID:PFLUO_009348-T1.cds;~source:funannotate) — translated: MASSSIPIETPTQIRILTLNCWGLKFIAKYRHERLSEIGRQLALTSPPPEIVGLQECWTQQDYESIRQQTRHILPYGKFYFGGIFGAGLAILSRWPIEESSMYAYPLNGRPTAFFRGDWFVGKGVACARVRFGRGIADVAEVFTTHLHAPYEREPNDSYLCHRTAQAWEISKLMRGAAERGHLVIGLGDFNMLPSSFAHRLITAQSPVRDVWRELHPDSSVGAAIDAVEKARQRPIPSAEFNMTENGATCDGAFNTWRWSKAMRKQLDKGEDVTVDKDAPDPRAKRLDYIFVGDGGYAPEFPPSRWSVESARLAMTERHPTLRCSLSDHFAVEAVITRSPSAKTSSLTQSYPPSEPSSPALHKTTSTSLAPNAALTPETYDLITEMIHTYVRRERSQRRWRLAHFVVSIVVSIGCMVGVWWVGSRTYIGFVLVLVSTLNFGAGVIDGLIGGLFVSSEIRALKEFEWEVANAKRLVMDAEAREGVGAVGTGAGRLSGETEGHKAE
- a CDS encoding uncharacterized protein (ID:PFLUO_009349-T1.cds;~source:funannotate), which encodes MESRNRRRSQRAQSPVESSSDELAAGSEHDEAERRRASWTAQKAFTPQQSHRRERHYRDSESPDELAVDADDYWRSSRPDETRSPSPVNRPDEMEGQSDDNIGGRVMNSEEGHTEDKMSDRSATPVPPPPPPKPERLNYREKFVLKRHLRGVSAVQFSPDCSMIASGGADRTVKVWDTLTGKLLFNFEGHLAGVSAIAWNPDNTLASGSDDKTIRLWDVSTGRAHPRPLVGHHNYVYQIAFSPKGNILVSGSYDEAVFIWDVRSGRVMKSLPAHSDPVNGVDFIRDGTMVVSCATDGLIRVWDTASGQCLRTLVHEDNPPVTCVKFSPNGKYILAWTLDDCVRLWDYRESRCIKTYQGHVNVKYSLGGGFGRYGLPGAPEDAFVVSGSEDGAVICWDLVNKKILQRIEGHTDVVLGVHTGTLAGKRLIVSAGLDKTIRVWEEVSEDDTEMAPSTTNGNGDSPDNDADGDNAMTDAPPSAAAADTPIDDAMET
- a CDS encoding uncharacterized protein (ID:PFLUO_009350-T1.cds;~source:funannotate), which gives rise to MSATQPTYLIGGATFADANARERARFFDKLEEAFRFAKDEDDKTAIADVLGLHFFKWQAIKEFPDIEGFFYGKSEDWIKVWEFFRLDTDPKERGKCECRQILAKYDLFWDMENAFLEYGVEACNDQVKRVLEELVELLHEEQY